A window of the Pogona vitticeps strain Pit_001003342236 chromosome 4, PviZW2.1, whole genome shotgun sequence genome harbors these coding sequences:
- the RGS2 gene encoding regulator of G-protein signaling 2 has product MQSAMFLALQHNCSPMEKNASHCQNKEEKKGKMKKTLIKDWKSRLSYFLQNSSNSTNAKANKKGQQKSCFRPSPEEAQLWSEAFDELLSSKYGLTAFRAFLKSEFCEENIDFWLACEDFKKIKSPQKLTAKAKKIYNDFIEKEAPKEINIDFQTKNTIAQNLNDATHTCFNTAQKRVYSLMENNAYPRFLESEFYQELCKKSPVSREPQGT; this is encoded by the exons ATGCAGAGTGCAATGTTTCTGGCTCTCCAGCACAACTGCAGTCCCATGGAAAAAAACGCCAGCCACTGCCAgaacaaagaggagaaaaagggaaaaatgaagaaaacact CATAAAAGATTGGAAATCCAGGTTGAGTTACTTTCTGCAGAACTCTTCCAATTCTACCAATGCAAAGGCAAACAAGAAAGGACAGCAAAAGTCATGTTTTAG GCCTTCTCCCGAGGAAGCTCAGCTGTGGTCAGAAGCTTTCGATGAACTTCTTTCTAGCAAAT ATGGTCTGACAGCTTTCAGGGCTTTTCTGAAATCAgaattttgtgaagagaacaTTGATTTCTGGCTGGCTTGTgaagattttaagaaaataaagtcgCCACAGAAGCTGACTGCCAAGGCAAAGAAGATTTACAATGACTTTATTGAAAAGGAGGCTCCTAAAGAG atcaACATAGACTTTCAAACCAAGAACACTATAGCCCAGAATCTAAATGATGCCACACACACGTGCTTCAATACAGCTCAGAAGCGAGTATACAGCTTGATGGAGAATAATGCTTACCCACGGTTCCTGGAATCTGAATTCTACCAGGAGCTGTGTAAAAAATCGCCAGTGAGCAGAGAGCCTCAGGGAACATGA